The Desulfatibacillum aliphaticivorans DSM 15576 DNA segment GTTATCCCGTGGATGCAAAGGATCGGCTTGCCGCCGCCCTCCCAAACCGCCAGATTGATATTGACTCCGTCCCCTTTCACCTTTTTCATGACCGGCTCAGGCATGGTCGTCACCCCCTAAATTTTGATGTTTCGTTAGATGTTCCTTTACTCAAGAACTGAAAAACGCCTCCCCCCTGGCACGGGCGATGAACTCTCTCGCCGATCCGACAACGCCTTTGGGGAAGAAGATAACCACCAATATAAATAAAATGCCGAAAAGCAGCAACCAACGCTCCAATATGGTATGCAACAATGAGGCGTTAGGAAAAAGGTCAATCGCTATCTTTTGCAGATCCGGCAGAAAGGTCTGGGTGATCAGCAGAAAAGCGGCTCCTACAATGCCGCCGTACAATGTTCCCATCCCTCCGATAATCACCATTAGAAGGACATTGAGCATGATGGCCATGACCTCGAGGGTCGACTCCGGGTTCACATACCCAACCCACATGGCGTATAACCCGCCTGTCATGGCGGCCACGGTGCAGCCGAGCACGATGGACAGGGTCTGGAAATAAAAGGTTTTGTATCCAAGGGCTTCGGCTCTATCGGTATTATCCCGAATGGCCTGCAACACCCTGCCCAGAGGCGAGTGGGTGAATCGCAGCATGAGTGCAAACAGCCCCAGGCACGCCAGCAGGATGAAGTAATAGGTTATCACGCGGCCGCTGATATCCAGCCCCAGAAAACTCCCCGGATTGAACGCCGCCGAGAAGATCCCCGGCAGGCTGATGCTGATTCCGTCTTCTCCGCCGGTGAAATGGCTGAGTTTATTGGCCAGAACGATGGTCAACTCCGCCAGGGCCAGGGTGATCATGGCGAAAAAGATCGCTTTAACCCGCAAAGAGATCAGGCTGACGATCAATGCCAGGACGCAAGCGACCGCTACAGCCAGCAGCAACCCCAAAAACAGGTGGAAATACGTGGGATCGCCGTATTTGCCGTTCAAGAAAGCCACGCAATAAGCCCCGATCCCGAAAAACATGCCATGCCCGAACGAGAGGATCCCCGTGTACCCCAGCATAATGTCAAAGCTGGCAACCAGGGACGCAAAGATGATGATTTTCAGCGCCAGATCCAGGGTCTTAT contains these protein-coding regions:
- a CDS encoding branched-chain amino acid ABC transporter permease, with the protein product MADIAATEQTPVSMLRREQRKKRYYSIGIVLPCLVLAMFALIPFLSPSYKTLDLALKIIIFASLVASFDIMLGYTGILSFGHGMFFGIGAYCVAFLNGKYGDPTYFHLFLGLLLAVAVACVLALIVSLISLRVKAIFFAMITLALAELTIVLANKLSHFTGGEDGISISLPGIFSAAFNPGSFLGLDISGRVITYYFILLACLGLFALMLRFTHSPLGRVLQAIRDNTDRAEALGYKTFYFQTLSIVLGCTVAAMTGGLYAMWVGYVNPESTLEVMAIMLNVLLMVIIGGMGTLYGGIVGAAFLLITQTFLPDLQKIAIDLFPNASLLHTILERWLLLFGILFILVVIFFPKGVVGSAREFIARARGEAFFSS